In Halobacteriovorax marinus SJ, the following proteins share a genomic window:
- a CDS encoding response regulator: MKKKKFSVLVIDDEEKICKIIKIFLDMSSRFSNVVLAKDALEGMMKLNNQEFDLIIVDKSMPNRTGLEFIENLKKSFKLGKVKVLLISGCLTKEETLFAMKLGVKNILVKPFNRQKLMEKIGTILDI, translated from the coding sequence ATGAAGAAGAAGAAGTTTAGTGTTCTTGTGATTGATGATGAAGAGAAAATTTGTAAAATCATTAAGATTTTTCTAGATATGTCTTCTCGCTTCAGTAATGTTGTTCTAGCTAAAGATGCCCTCGAAGGTATGATGAAGTTAAATAATCAAGAGTTTGACTTAATCATTGTAGATAAATCTATGCCTAATCGTACAGGGCTTGAATTTATAGAGAACTTGAAAAAATCATTTAAGCTTGGAAAGGTAAAAGTACTGTTAATCTCTGGGTGTTTAACTAAAGAGGAAACCTTATTTGCAATGAAGCTAGGGGTGAAGAATATCTTAGTAAAGCCTTTTAATCGTCAAAAGCTTATGGAAAAGATTGGTACTATTCTAGATATCTAA
- a CDS encoding sensor histidine kinase, whose protein sequence is MREDKSYLDQLFEPVIIVNQSKQLVYYNHYFSTFSGLSPRKIKKIEDISNLFTSVDKRIDLISHFEEVLSSGHPFVSKEGEIQFHQSSDIINCVVKINKVSDEEYLICFNDLSIEKSIYDKYRKQVEELKVSYKQLVHADKLKSIGELSAGISHEISNPLTIASGNTEILEILLAEQVGVESKEDILESISNIQNSLLRINKITLNMKKFIHEGVKQKKFVSVKNLIESSVSLVASSYERQSVSLLIDSSTDISAYVDELAIEQVLVNLLKNALDSVVQSNNKKKEVSIKASSREESDSFTIEVIDSGNGVDKENVESIFNPFFTTKELGEGTGMGLSLSSQIIDEHQGSIKLGENRKEHCSFIIELPSAEISNYLEIQAKISNIDTSSTTKVLVLDEDYDHLNFFIALNGERGTSFIVSRSASKSLDLLENIEIDKIIISKNLHSKLDIKKVSSLNEKIEFYLIASEEDKKIKGIQGYVSLPLDKESVLTSLSIAAGEGHEEEEV, encoded by the coding sequence ATGAGAGAAGATAAGAGTTATTTAGATCAATTATTTGAACCAGTAATTATTGTAAATCAATCTAAGCAATTAGTTTATTATAATCATTACTTTTCAACATTCTCAGGTCTTTCCCCGAGAAAGATTAAGAAAATAGAAGATATTTCAAATTTGTTTACTTCCGTAGATAAGAGAATCGATTTAATCTCGCACTTCGAAGAAGTACTGTCTTCAGGACATCCTTTTGTTAGTAAAGAAGGAGAAATTCAATTCCACCAATCTAGTGATATTATAAATTGTGTAGTGAAAATTAATAAGGTGTCTGATGAGGAGTATTTAATTTGCTTTAATGATCTCTCAATAGAGAAATCTATTTACGACAAATACCGAAAGCAAGTTGAGGAACTAAAGGTTTCTTATAAGCAATTAGTTCATGCAGATAAATTGAAAAGTATTGGAGAGCTGTCAGCGGGAATTTCCCATGAAATAAGTAATCCTTTAACAATCGCCTCTGGGAACACTGAAATCTTAGAGATATTATTGGCCGAGCAAGTAGGTGTTGAATCTAAGGAAGATATACTGGAATCAATTTCCAATATACAGAACTCACTTCTAAGAATTAATAAAATAACTCTTAATATGAAGAAGTTTATTCATGAAGGAGTTAAACAGAAGAAGTTTGTCTCTGTAAAAAACTTAATTGAATCATCAGTCAGTCTAGTCGCGTCGTCGTATGAGAGACAGAGTGTGAGTTTATTAATTGATTCAAGCACTGATATCTCGGCCTATGTCGATGAATTGGCCATTGAGCAAGTTCTTGTAAACCTTTTAAAAAATGCGCTAGATTCTGTTGTTCAATCAAATAATAAGAAGAAAGAGGTTTCTATTAAGGCCTCCTCAAGAGAAGAAAGTGATTCATTTACTATAGAAGTCATTGATAGTGGAAATGGAGTTGATAAAGAGAATGTAGAAAGTATTTTTAATCCGTTCTTTACAACAAAGGAACTAGGAGAGGGAACAGGTATGGGTCTTTCACTATCCTCTCAGATTATTGATGAGCATCAGGGTTCAATAAAGTTGGGTGAGAATAGGAAAGAGCACTGCTCTTTTATAATAGAGCTTCCATCTGCTGAAATTAGTAATTATCTAGAGATTCAAGCTAAGATCTCTAATATTGATACATCTTCTACAACTAAAGTCCTTGTTTTAGATGAGGACTATGATCATTTAAATTTCTTCATTGCTCTAAATGGTGAAAGAGGAACTTCATTTATTGTTTCAAGAAGTGCTTCAAAGTCTCTAGACCTTCTAGAGAATATTGAAATTGATAAAATAATTATTAGTAAGAATCTACACTCAAAGCTAGATATTAAAAAAGTTTCTTCTTTAAATGAGAAGATTGAATTTTACCTAATTGCGAGTGAAGAAGATAAGAAAATTAAAGGAATCCAAGGTTATGTAAGTTTACCTCTGGATAAAGAGAGTGTTTTAACAAGTCTTTCAATTGCTGCTGGAGAAGGTCATGAAGAAGAAGAAGTTTAG
- a CDS encoding FmdB family zinc ribbon protein: MSEGLKITIGQEGDGLLISFEGLIDEDSNFSELDGKIKGKVIFDFEKVSLINSCGIREWVNFLESVDKDSVLVYRNCRQIIIEQINMVHGFIREGATVESFYAPYYCEDCDKEFKMHLKVSDVKGLSAPAVKCPDCGSDEMEFDAIEEQYFQFIK, translated from the coding sequence ATGAGCGAAGGATTAAAGATAACAATAGGACAAGAGGGGGATGGCCTCTTGATTTCATTTGAAGGTTTGATTGATGAGGATTCTAATTTCTCGGAGCTTGATGGAAAGATTAAAGGGAAAGTTATTTTCGACTTTGAGAAAGTGTCTTTAATAAACTCTTGCGGAATAAGAGAGTGGGTTAACTTTCTTGAGTCTGTTGATAAGGACTCTGTACTTGTTTATAGAAATTGTCGTCAAATCATTATAGAGCAGATCAATATGGTACATGGGTTCATTAGAGAGGGTGCAACTGTAGAGTCATTCTATGCTCCTTACTATTGCGAGGACTGTGATAAAGAATTTAAAATGCACTTAAAAGTATCTGACGTAAAAGGATTAAGTGCACCGGCCGTAAAGTGTCCTGATTGCGGAAGTGATGAAATGGAGTTTGATGCTATTGAAGAGCAGTATTTTCAATTTATAAAGTAG
- a CDS encoding SpoIIE family protein phosphatase, whose protein sequence is MSEAFLSRRVVFPLKIKLVVIMAALLVSSISLYAIFALNLFEKDKSAYIYGNSSEANLSFNNRVSNYLSSTFDKLQILSYMPIEKVGDILGNYQDVLHLDIYKDGEQKSSFYNQSQIENLGHSVEEYKRIVGSLNIQDINGFIIFKDQLESYLVLKYFNKENSLNLVMFLRTNYLESILSSFSQYDSYILNPDGTAFFGDISKNYFDEIKEKSLKEATIEVDTVEPKILSYIIDAKFKLIFISEISKKEAYKVNEYLLGKSKIFGLVLLSLSGFIALLFSRSLTSPLEKLYDLTLSISKGEFTKKAEISSRDEIGALGDSFNYMSEEILRYMDEMKEKARLENEIETAKYVQSTYFPNENLGLNSFNISSFYKPASECGGDWWGYYESDKFLTVVITDATGHGVPAALLTATAHCCLENLKQGDESIIRSPEKVLEFMNRSIQCLEGKMLMTAFCCVFDKERGEVLYSNASHNPPLYRGFDYDVNAKNNFKPLLGSNGPRLGHKGFGDYKVDSIDISEVERVLLFTDGILESKNSEDRDYGQRRFLKSLNANIAEANDVFRDNIVSGAFDFYGDIPIDDDVTIVSVKSEDIKKEEATKSGNIDDSELKTLLNKNLKEECKKYVTDKVINDSRFVFISSREDCENISILKENESINHLVGRNSPHLVHEIQHNIENYKESLSLGEYLGEAHFHNTTVREKSDFEKINNLLGTLDADGYFESPIDYLKIISNELLTNALYHSGKGSVFNERSEMDRQSSPLLGEDEHIDYSLAVGREFIAICVIDFTGRLDREVIVSNLERSFREREHQNKNGGAGLGLFLAFSYSNQFIVRRRPGVSTEVICIIEKNKRFKTYKERITSFHYFEEQEKV, encoded by the coding sequence ATGAGTGAGGCATTTTTGAGTAGAAGGGTAGTTTTTCCTCTAAAGATAAAGCTAGTTGTGATAATGGCAGCTCTTTTGGTGAGTTCTATTTCTCTCTATGCAATCTTTGCTCTTAACTTATTTGAAAAAGATAAGTCGGCTTATATCTATGGAAATAGTAGTGAGGCCAATCTCTCTTTCAATAATCGAGTATCTAATTATCTATCTTCCACTTTTGATAAGTTACAAATTTTAAGTTACATGCCAATTGAAAAAGTAGGGGATATTCTTGGTAATTACCAAGATGTTCTACATCTAGATATTTATAAAGATGGAGAGCAAAAGAGCTCGTTCTACAATCAAAGCCAAATTGAAAACTTAGGTCATTCTGTGGAGGAGTACAAGAGAATAGTAGGCAGTCTCAATATTCAAGATATAAACGGCTTCATAATTTTCAAAGATCAATTGGAGAGCTACTTAGTATTAAAATACTTCAATAAGGAGAATTCTCTTAATTTAGTAATGTTCTTACGTACAAATTACTTAGAGAGTATCCTATCTTCATTCTCTCAATATGACTCTTATATACTTAATCCTGATGGAACTGCTTTCTTTGGTGATATATCTAAAAATTACTTCGATGAGATAAAAGAAAAGTCTCTAAAAGAGGCCACAATTGAAGTTGATACAGTTGAACCAAAAATCCTATCGTATATTATCGATGCGAAATTTAAATTAATATTTATTTCTGAAATTTCAAAAAAAGAAGCTTATAAGGTTAATGAGTACTTATTAGGGAAATCTAAGATTTTTGGTCTTGTTCTGCTTTCTCTTTCAGGGTTTATTGCTCTTTTGTTTTCGAGATCGCTAACATCTCCACTTGAAAAATTATATGATTTAACACTTTCAATCTCAAAAGGTGAATTTACGAAAAAGGCCGAGATTAGTTCTAGGGATGAAATTGGAGCACTTGGAGATTCATTTAATTATATGAGTGAAGAAATTCTTCGCTATATGGATGAGATGAAAGAGAAGGCACGTCTTGAAAATGAAATTGAGACGGCTAAGTATGTTCAATCTACATATTTTCCAAATGAGAACTTAGGCCTAAACTCTTTCAATATATCCTCTTTTTATAAACCAGCTAGTGAGTGTGGTGGAGATTGGTGGGGATATTATGAGAGTGATAAATTTCTCACAGTTGTGATTACCGATGCTACTGGACATGGAGTTCCTGCAGCACTACTAACCGCTACGGCCCATTGTTGTCTAGAGAACTTGAAGCAAGGCGATGAAAGTATTATTCGTTCTCCAGAGAAAGTTCTCGAGTTCATGAACCGCTCCATTCAGTGCTTAGAAGGTAAGATGTTGATGACCGCATTTTGCTGTGTCTTTGATAAGGAGAGGGGAGAGGTTCTCTACTCTAATGCTTCTCACAATCCTCCTCTCTATAGGGGTTTTGATTACGACGTAAATGCTAAGAACAACTTTAAGCCGCTTTTAGGAAGTAATGGCCCAAGGCTTGGGCACAAGGGATTTGGGGATTATAAAGTAGATAGCATTGATATTAGTGAAGTTGAAAGAGTCCTTCTATTTACAGATGGAATTCTAGAGTCAAAAAATAGTGAAGATCGTGACTATGGGCAGAGAAGATTCTTAAAGAGTCTTAATGCAAATATAGCTGAAGCTAATGATGTGTTCAGGGATAATATTGTCAGTGGTGCATTTGATTTCTATGGAGATATTCCAATTGATGATGATGTTACAATAGTAAGTGTAAAGTCTGAAGATATTAAGAAAGAGGAAGCCACAAAGAGTGGTAATATTGATGATTCTGAATTGAAAACTCTACTTAATAAAAATCTTAAAGAAGAATGTAAGAAGTACGTAACTGATAAAGTTATAAATGATTCTAGATTTGTTTTTATTTCCTCTAGGGAGGACTGCGAGAATATCTCTATATTAAAAGAGAATGAAAGCATTAATCATCTTGTTGGAAGAAATTCTCCGCACCTCGTTCATGAAATTCAACACAATATTGAAAATTACAAAGAATCGCTCTCTCTTGGAGAGTATCTAGGGGAAGCTCATTTTCACAATACAACAGTTCGTGAGAAGTCAGACTTTGAGAAGATCAATAATTTACTTGGGACTCTTGATGCTGATGGATACTTTGAAAGTCCAATTGATTACTTGAAGATCATTAGTAATGAATTACTTACAAATGCACTTTACCACTCAGGAAAAGGCAGTGTCTTCAATGAGCGCTCAGAAATGGATCGTCAGTCATCTCCACTCTTAGGAGAGGATGAGCATATAGACTATTCTCTTGCAGTTGGAAGAGAGTTTATTGCAATCTGTGTGATTGATTTTACTGGTCGTCTAGATCGAGAAGTTATTGTTTCTAATTTGGAAAGAAGCTTTAGGGAGCGCGAACATCAAAATAAGAATGGAGGAGCAGGGTTAGGATTATTTCTAGCTTTTTCATATTCTAATCAGTTTATTGTCAGGAGAAGACCTGGTGTAAGTACTGAAGTCATATGCATAATTGAAAAAAATAAGAGATTTAAAACATATAAAGAAAGGATAACTTCTTTTCATTATTTTGAAGAACAGGAAAAGGTATGA
- a CDS encoding FecR domain-containing protein, whose product MNYKKLDYFLIPFTFICFLISSYYLVADQLTLTNEIRESIAKITQTTNTVRTKRGTSLFWKNAHMGEDLDQSDQIYTHQGSTAKIALSDGAKINISQSTLLSLSQFSKTNEISVEKGFIIAELGDSKKEISIKLGDKTLRLQSNKAKVQITTENNQSSLSILDGSVSISHDNKETTGSKGQILKQKGKNIEVENTIAQIDFPTSGARVFIGDKTKKVAFKWSGTKSPIIQIAKDYNFKRIIQRKSLTKNNIELPLMTGQYYWRIVEGNKTSLTHRLEVLPEVSTTLTSAFDKEEIEFLNKESSLLLTWVDQYFNDFEIEINGKREIVSGKNFFNFIYSREGIYNWKVRPLNSPASKWSKEGIFIVKNPPLPPPVNLITPENDHEIIVFPNSKAEFRWSGRNSDRYLLEISKDQNFKDIVFSNTLTTNSILFRMKKSGKYFWRVKLIDPLNRETEYSKANIVHINLYDTSSIPRDGTKLVINRPSKKVQFKWEDLRTRDQRVVSYQFELSKDSNFKSIEKSASVRTNSIEVSVPQIGTYYWRTKVEIPGKEAYYGSPQRVTISPTPPPVRPILDDEVEIELKINSIFNSIKNIFTKIIDLIIPSVSASEETTQATIRWKKVVDTKKYYLEIYKDPELKEIVIKEEVSENAFKLNNFEEGIYYWRISTLDHWNRKSEFSNISKLILKLPEEVKKIENVKLNLPSNNSTYRGEKRRIRFRWSKSSQAVKYQLIVSKDINFETTYLMRTATKNLYNISLSKGKYFWKVTSFNKYNRSIESKVSSFQIAPKKDPPTLAQPKEAKNILIFKDKSSFKERDHLYFRYDFTLSSAKQEHQSYTVNAKDPIFTSIEIGNFSETNWGDFNSQLRRFSGKVFEDQSYGVLSIQSTYQYALTKSLFLNAGLGFSKFSSYQRDVNTVVSVDQTSILLPISIQYNSVFLENRNRLRFEYTIGKLSSMKLINTFDFNYKKNKFFSVGLGYEKYSASVESSDFTISNMMSFLRYNIRY is encoded by the coding sequence ATGAACTATAAGAAGCTTGATTACTTCCTAATTCCCTTTACATTTATCTGCTTTCTCATAAGTAGTTACTACCTAGTGGCCGACCAACTTACTTTGACCAATGAGATTAGAGAATCCATTGCTAAAATAACTCAAACAACAAATACAGTACGAACAAAAAGAGGAACAAGCCTCTTTTGGAAGAATGCACATATGGGAGAAGATCTTGATCAAAGCGATCAGATTTATACTCATCAAGGTTCTACAGCTAAGATTGCGCTCTCTGATGGAGCAAAAATTAATATCTCACAAAGTACACTACTCTCTCTATCTCAATTCTCTAAAACAAATGAAATCTCAGTGGAGAAGGGATTTATCATTGCTGAACTTGGTGATAGTAAAAAAGAAATTAGTATAAAACTTGGGGATAAAACTCTTCGTCTTCAAAGTAATAAGGCTAAAGTTCAAATTACGACAGAAAATAATCAATCTTCTCTATCCATCCTAGATGGTAGTGTCAGCATCTCACATGACAATAAAGAGACAACAGGTAGTAAAGGACAAATTCTTAAACAGAAAGGAAAGAATATCGAAGTTGAAAATACTATTGCACAAATAGATTTTCCAACTAGTGGGGCAAGAGTTTTTATTGGTGATAAAACTAAGAAAGTAGCATTTAAATGGTCAGGTACAAAATCCCCAATAATTCAAATTGCTAAAGACTATAACTTTAAGAGAATTATACAGAGAAAGTCCTTAACAAAGAATAATATCGAATTACCTCTAATGACAGGACAGTATTACTGGAGAATCGTCGAAGGAAATAAAACGAGTCTAACCCATCGTCTAGAGGTTCTCCCAGAGGTCTCCACGACTCTCACCTCTGCTTTCGACAAAGAGGAAATTGAGTTCTTAAACAAAGAGTCTTCCCTCCTTCTCACTTGGGTTGATCAATACTTTAACGACTTTGAAATTGAGATTAACGGAAAAAGAGAAATTGTAAGTGGAAAGAACTTTTTCAATTTCATATATTCTAGAGAAGGTATTTATAATTGGAAAGTTAGACCTTTAAACTCTCCTGCTTCAAAATGGTCAAAAGAGGGAATTTTTATTGTTAAGAACCCTCCCCTTCCCCCTCCAGTAAATCTTATTACCCCTGAGAATGATCATGAAATTATTGTTTTTCCAAATTCTAAAGCAGAATTTAGATGGTCTGGACGAAATAGCGATCGTTATCTTTTAGAAATATCTAAGGATCAGAACTTCAAAGATATTGTTTTCTCAAATACCCTAACAACAAACTCTATTCTTTTTAGAATGAAGAAAAGTGGAAAGTACTTCTGGAGGGTAAAGTTAATTGATCCCCTTAATAGAGAAACAGAATATTCCAAAGCTAATATTGTACATATAAATCTATATGACACGAGTTCTATCCCAAGAGATGGAACTAAATTAGTCATCAATAGACCTAGTAAGAAAGTTCAATTTAAATGGGAAGACTTAAGAACACGAGATCAGAGAGTTGTTTCTTATCAATTCGAACTTTCAAAAGATTCAAACTTCAAGAGTATTGAGAAATCTGCAAGTGTAAGAACGAATTCTATAGAAGTTAGTGTTCCACAAATTGGAACGTACTACTGGAGAACGAAAGTTGAAATCCCTGGTAAGGAAGCATACTACGGTAGCCCCCAAAGAGTTACAATTAGCCCTACCCCTCCGCCAGTTCGTCCTATACTAGACGATGAGGTTGAAATTGAGCTTAAGATTAACTCGATCTTCAATTCCATTAAGAATATATTCACTAAAATTATTGATCTTATTATACCTTCTGTATCTGCAAGTGAAGAGACAACACAAGCAACCATCCGCTGGAAAAAAGTTGTAGACACTAAGAAGTACTACCTTGAGATATACAAAGACCCTGAACTTAAAGAAATTGTGATAAAGGAAGAAGTTAGTGAGAATGCTTTTAAGTTGAATAATTTTGAGGAAGGTATTTACTACTGGAGAATTTCTACTCTTGATCACTGGAATAGAAAAAGTGAGTTCTCAAATATTTCTAAACTGATTCTTAAACTTCCAGAAGAAGTAAAAAAAATCGAAAATGTGAAATTAAATCTCCCATCAAATAACTCTACCTACAGAGGAGAAAAGAGAAGAATAAGATTTAGGTGGAGTAAATCAAGTCAGGCGGTAAAGTATCAACTTATAGTTTCAAAAGACATTAATTTTGAAACGACATACCTCATGAGAACAGCAACAAAGAACTTGTATAATATCTCCCTCTCAAAAGGAAAGTATTTTTGGAAAGTCACCTCTTTTAATAAATATAATAGGTCTATAGAGAGTAAAGTAAGCTCTTTTCAAATTGCTCCTAAGAAAGATCCGCCAACACTGGCCCAGCCAAAAGAAGCAAAGAATATACTTATATTTAAAGATAAAAGCTCTTTTAAAGAAAGAGATCATCTCTATTTTCGCTATGACTTCACTCTTTCTAGTGCCAAGCAAGAGCATCAGAGCTACACAGTAAATGCCAAAGACCCTATCTTCACATCAATAGAAATAGGAAACTTCTCTGAAACTAATTGGGGAGACTTTAATTCACAACTAAGAAGATTCTCAGGAAAGGTCTTTGAAGATCAAAGCTATGGAGTACTATCTATTCAATCCACTTATCAATATGCTCTAACAAAGAGTCTATTTCTAAATGCAGGACTTGGATTTAGTAAGTTCTCTAGCTATCAAAGAGATGTTAATACAGTTGTCTCCGTTGACCAAACATCCATTCTCTTACCTATTTCAATTCAATACAATTCTGTCTTTTTAGAAAATCGAAATCGCTTACGTTTCGAGTACACCATTGGTAAATTAAGTTCTATGAAGTTAATTAATACTTTTGATTTTAACTATAAGAAAAATAAGTTCTTTAGTGTAGGTCTTGGATATGAGAAGTACTCTGCAAGCGTTGAAAGTAGTGACTTTACAATATCAAATATGATGAGCTTTCTTAGATACAATATACGCTATTGA
- a CDS encoding collagen-like domain-containing protein yields MKSLKINFIAIALLVAPLVEARKSEKRHAHKERVSLSASYKVPENSLSIQGLVQIPRYIRMKNARGTLGKYKVFVDLDNSVSCLYSPKRLPLAQLLTSDYKLYLDSCSDGYDSRKVREVFDQITLRLEGRTFFTSRNFSITANFLVEEAVSEVEGIEFEGISPVVGQILQFDGNLWVPTDMPEGTQGEKGDKGDQGEMGPQGIQGPQGEMGPRGLQGEAGEQGPQGIAGAPGAQGLQGIQGEVGPAGPQGPQGLAGAAGAKGEKGDKGDKGDKGDKGDVGPQGPQGIQGVAGVAGAKGDKGDQGERGEKGEQGEMGPQGPQGIQGPQGEVGAQGPQGLAGAIGPQGPQGPQGLAGADGAQGIQGEKGEKGDKGDKGEDANVNLSSGVGIVGAIENGNGEISVDVGTSAGKIVQVGTDGKIAASLIPETGVQRKIAYVKDVKPNGTHGGDCTEGSYLTRDLNTVEGDNSFVSVSGNQMYLSPGTYHIHGVVPGYFDNIHKSKLVNMTTGENVLIGTTQRSHTSYGSVSNSDFMGIITVTEASAFQVQHRCTVTRTIVGFGIAASFGDDEIYTQIRVEKVE; encoded by the coding sequence ATGAAATCTTTAAAGATAAATTTTATCGCTATTGCTTTGCTCGTTGCTCCTTTAGTAGAGGCGAGAAAGTCAGAGAAGAGGCATGCTCATAAAGAGAGAGTATCGCTCTCTGCAAGCTATAAGGTTCCAGAAAACTCTCTATCTATTCAAGGTTTAGTCCAGATTCCACGCTATATAAGAATGAAGAACGCTCGTGGAACCCTAGGTAAGTATAAAGTTTTTGTAGACCTCGACAATAGTGTTTCATGTTTGTACTCGCCTAAAAGACTTCCGTTAGCACAACTTCTAACCAGTGATTATAAGCTCTATTTAGATAGTTGTAGTGATGGTTATGATAGTAGAAAGGTTAGAGAAGTTTTTGATCAAATAACATTGAGATTAGAGGGAAGAACATTTTTTACAAGTAGAAATTTTTCAATAACAGCAAACTTCTTAGTAGAGGAAGCTGTAAGTGAAGTTGAAGGAATCGAGTTTGAAGGAATAAGTCCTGTTGTTGGGCAGATTCTTCAGTTTGATGGAAACCTTTGGGTGCCGACTGATATGCCAGAGGGAACTCAAGGTGAAAAGGGAGATAAGGGAGACCAAGGTGAAATGGGCCCTCAGGGGATTCAAGGTCCTCAAGGTGAAATGGGACCAAGAGGTCTCCAAGGTGAAGCTGGAGAACAAGGACCACAAGGTATTGCTGGTGCGCCAGGAGCTCAAGGTCTTCAAGGTATACAAGGTGAAGTTGGACCAGCTGGTCCGCAAGGGCCACAAGGGCTTGCAGGTGCTGCCGGAGCAAAAGGTGAGAAAGGGGATAAGGGCGATAAAGGTGATAAAGGCGACAAAGGTGATGTAGGTCCACAAGGTCCTCAGGGGATTCAAGGTGTTGCTGGTGTTGCTGGAGCAAAAGGCGATAAGGGTGACCAAGGTGAGCGTGGAGAGAAAGGGGAGCAAGGAGAAATGGGACCACAGGGGCCTCAGGGAATCCAAGGCCCACAAGGGGAAGTTGGTGCTCAAGGACCGCAAGGTTTAGCTGGTGCTATTGGGCCACAAGGACCTCAAGGTCCACAGGGTCTTGCTGGAGCTGATGGAGCTCAAGGTATTCAAGGTGAAAAGGGTGAGAAAGGTGATAAGGGTGATAAAGGTGAAGACGCTAATGTAAACCTCTCTTCAGGTGTTGGTATCGTAGGTGCCATTGAGAATGGAAATGGTGAAATTAGTGTTGATGTAGGTACAAGCGCTGGGAAAATTGTTCAAGTAGGGACTGATGGAAAGATTGCAGCGTCATTAATTCCAGAGACAGGAGTTCAAAGAAAAATTGCTTATGTTAAAGATGTTAAGCCAAACGGAACTCACGGTGGAGACTGTACAGAGGGAAGTTATCTAACAAGAGATTTAAATACTGTTGAGGGAGATAATTCTTTTGTTTCAGTTTCTGGTAATCAGATGTATCTCTCTCCAGGGACTTATCATATTCACGGTGTTGTTCCGGGATACTTTGATAATATTCATAAATCAAAATTAGTAAATATGACAACAGGTGAGAATGTTCTAATAGGGACAACTCAAAGATCTCACACTAGTTACGGAAGTGTGTCGAACTCAGATTTCATGGGAATTATAACTGTTACTGAGGCGAGTGCATTTCAGGTTCAACATAGATGTACTGTTACTAGAACTATAGTTGGTTTTGGGATCGCCGCAAGCTTTGGTGACGATGAAATCTATACTCAAATTAGAGTCGAAAAAGTAGAATAA
- a CDS encoding ATP-binding response regulator, translating to MDEFEIELKQSTLNELEDTLSDLIDYLQSNEFHLLDLDELFRAAHSLKGNSKAADFDSIAKVTHQLEDLLINRKDSSKEMTSKFYDLLLTYSEHIQSSIEQLKGDISLMPNLDELQNQIESFEDSTTEESSPKKAEVKGLKKLLLVDDDIDIYTIVNKYLNDKFEIDYVSNAVQAIEDCKLEDYDLIICDYKMPVMNGQEFALYLRQGSSKNKETPMIFLTAFSPKLFNQKSIWEEVFFMDKPIQKKKLQYYAKCALQSSYIKEKAS from the coding sequence ATGGATGAATTTGAAATTGAATTAAAACAATCTACCTTAAATGAACTTGAAGATACTCTATCTGACCTTATTGATTATTTGCAAAGTAACGAGTTTCACTTACTAGACCTAGATGAATTATTCAGAGCTGCCCATAGCCTAAAGGGCAATTCCAAAGCAGCCGACTTTGACTCCATAGCAAAGGTAACCCACCAACTTGAAGACCTACTTATTAATAGAAAAGATTCTTCAAAAGAAATGACGAGTAAGTTCTACGACTTACTCCTTACTTATAGTGAACATATTCAAAGCTCAATCGAACAATTAAAGGGAGACATTTCGCTTATGCCAAATCTAGATGAACTACAAAATCAAATTGAGAGCTTTGAAGATTCTACAACAGAAGAGTCCTCACCAAAGAAAGCCGAAGTCAAAGGTCTTAAAAAGCTCCTCCTAGTAGATGACGATATAGATATCTATACAATAGTTAATAAATATCTAAACGATAAATTTGAAATTGATTATGTATCAAATGCTGTTCAAGCCATTGAAGATTGTAAACTTGAAGATTATGATCTCATCATCTGTGACTACAAGATGCCAGTAATGAATGGACAAGAATTTGCCCTCTACCTTAGACAAGGATCATCTAAGAATAAAGAAACTCCAATGATATTTTTAACAGCTTTTTCACCAAAGCTATTCAATCAAAAATCTATTTGGGAAGAAGTATTCTTTATGGATAAACCTATTCAAAAAAAGAAGCTACAATATTACGCCAAATGTGCACTACAGTCTTCTTATATAAAAGAGAAGGCCTCGTAG